The Sabethes cyaneus chromosome 3, idSabCyanKW18_F2, whole genome shotgun sequence DNA window AAGTGAACCAAGTTCAAACCGATTCCCATCGCTTACGTTCGTCTTGTTGTTGTGTCGGTTCTGATTCAATCACTTTTTTTCATATCCCTTTAGAATCATTTCGCTTTCGAGACTGGTTCGTGCACAGCTAACAGCGAGAGCGAATCAGTAAAGTTCTGGATCACTGCTGAGCGTTAGTGGTAGTAACCTTTATGCTTTTGACAGATTATGATCGTAAATCAGCAATGCTCACTTGAGTGAATGACTTTTTCCATCCTTgtttgtgtctataaataaaCTCAACCCACCTAACGGTGGAGCTTGAAGATACGTCGCTCGCTTAATAAAAGGGGGTTGTGCAGGCTCCTTTTGTCCACCGCCtatatggttcaaaggtacatcagTACCAGCgcaccacatgccctggagggtgtggtgggttcgaatccggttaaaaTCTcatattatagcttggttcgacccatgcaccctccagcattggacaaaaggtaggagtcacaacgataaCCGTCCCtacgtcaattgtaaaagaactaccgttccaaaaaaaagtcttttatttgtattttgtcatcttttcatcgtttgcCATTTCATATTGTCCTTCATtcacttttttgccatttttcttgTCAGTTGTCTTTTTACTCCCTCTATGTTGTTGTTCCGTCGTATATTCGACGCCTTTTTAACAAGTTTCGTCCCATACCCGCCaaattttcataactttttcgttACCATTTGCGTTCTCCTGCAGATCGGCAACATTTGTTGGTGCATGgtactggattgctgtaaggtttctaacccgtgttctgaatccttcagcgattattctttcgtttatccattcccacttcatcagggccgcatgtgacCCTGGGCTCAGCAGAAATttaactcctctttctcgagtagcattttcatctCGTATGCCAGaatagagcaagacttgcccggatgatgtcttgtgttcgccagtagcCGGCCAGcagacctcgctcagccccataatttcaagcttcaggcgaccAGCTTGTCTTGCTGAGTAAGGGCCAGTATATTCCACGTTCCGAtttgtgtccgtgttttcatgctaaacgttgttgccaataatccagatcgATTTCGTCTTTCATTTTCTGTAGCGTAGAATTTTCGGGTACCGTAGGTTGTTAGCCTACGGTCCCCATCCCGCTGATGTGCTATCTTAGAATGGGTGGGAGCCGTACCCCAACCGGCACCACGTGGAAGTAGGATAGATTTTAGTGAACAGAGGTTATAGCTTTGCAAATGGTCAGCTTTCACCAGgtctcccaagcaacaatgtgagttttgttgtacttttatgtcggttttcatgaccaaatttggtcttaaatgccatcataagagtgcaataaaactcaaattgctaCTTGGACCTATTAAATGTGTGCAGCATTTATCTTTACTCAAGGTGGAGGATTCGTTTTCAGTAGTTTTTAGGTTGTATAGCTGGCTGATATTTAGTTAAATAGGAAAGCATTACTGTGTCATCGATTTGGATTATTACACGCATCGTAAGAagcttttaatcaaatttttctTTCTAATAATGATGGCGACCGATGCGATAAGTTTGTGACAAAGCGCTTGCCTGActtgaaattgttttttttattattcataTCTTTTAAATTGTATCACAATGCAATGTTTATGCTTTAATGAATATAGTTTTCTTCTCTAAGTTTGTCGCTCTTACACCCAATTTGATTAGACGTTAAGTTAACGTATGACGAAAATAAAACGCATAGGTTTTCTTGACTTAAATAGCAAACGGATGCCTTCAGCGAGTTCTGAAGTTATTCGTTCGTCATTCATCGGTAACGGTTAGTTGGTGCAAACCATTTTACTGCGATATAATTATCACTCAACTGTCAGCTGTGAGATGAGCGAAAGATGATATTTCTAGCTTTTTTGGGAAAAAGACCTGACGTTAAAGCTCGCTTTATACTTGCAACAAGTAATTTTCTTTgtgaaataaaatcaattgcttTAGTATTTAGTAGTTCATCTTAGCTACCAGCTGATTATCTGGGAGCTAAAAGCACTCTGACACTTGAGTTTCGACGGGTCTAAAGTGAGAATAAACCCAACATGGGTTTCGTATTTTGAAACTTTCCAATGATGATAGAAATATTATTACAGTTACAGCTACAATAGCAGAACAATGAATTCTAAAAAGCATCATTCTTTTAAAAAAGTCgctgcaaaattaaaaaaaaattaagaaagatATAAAATCATGTATGGCCATAACTGGCATGTAAGCAAAAtcaaactgtaaaattgcttgCGTTCCTATAATTTTATCTGTATCCATTAAAAGTTTACTTCGCTTTCGAAtaggtaaatatttttttttttttttgatttagcACTGTATCTATAAAAATTTCGATCGAGCAACATCTGCCAAATATAAGTATCGTTACGTTCTACTAATGCAATTAGTTAAAGCTTTGTGCATTGCTAAACTGGTTGATTGCCACTATGTGTTTCTCCTCGTGGTACGTCCGTAGGATATGCCCGAGAACAGCAGAGGTATCGTTGTCGCTAAGCCACATCGTCATCGTAGACGAGTTGTCCAGCATTGAGAGCAGTGCTTAAAGGTCAAAGTTTATAAGTTTCAGTCGAACGGAGGGAACTTACCGGGTAACTTACCGATAAACATCTTTGGATTGCCTAAACTAATTTGTACTTGAGGCGAAGCAAGCAGCACCTGCAGTATGGGCGAATCCGAAGACAACCCGTCACGTAGCTCGGTTAAACTTTTGCTTCGATTGCCCAGCAACCATTCGCACTGAAACGAAGGGATGTAATTTGTTTGGGAAATGCTCTTTGACCGGAAGAAGTCTTAAACTCACCGCAGCAGCATGGTTATTACGGGTTGCAATCAGGGCTTCGCGCACACATTTCTCGTTGAATCCCATTTCCACGATTGAAGTCACCATTTCCGGTGCTGGAAAAACGTCCCGATCGGAATACTGTCGGATAATGTCCAGCAAAACTTCAACGTTTTCGATTTTCGTTTGAAAACGAACCGCCTCGTCCATGGTTTCGTTGTTCTGGTCTTCCAACGTCGTCGGGCTGGGATCCGCTGACGATAAATCTTCATTTGAGGTATTTTTCGATTGTTCAATGTTTCGCTCCGAAAGTATCGGTCGCGTAGGAACCGTTGTGCCGTTGTATTCTCCACCACCGCTGCTGGTCGcttcgttgctggcggttccaGAAACTATCGTTGTAGAGCTTAATGTATCACAGTCAAGCAGCTTCACCGAGCTGTCGTTCTGAATCAGCCAGTCCAAGGCAGCAGGAAAAatatttcttaaaattaaaatgaaatgtTAGTGTCTGCTACTGTACTGAGTGATCTGCTAGGAACGGTACTTGGTTATCTCCAACGCTTGGTGTATTTTGTCTAGGGAAAATCCCATCTCTAGTAGAGTTTCTATCGAGCGCACTTGGTGTTTACGACGGTTGACCAATCGCTGCCGAAACAGAGCAATCAACTTATCGGCGCATGGTCCCGAGCCTATCACAAAAGCCGAAGATCGTGCCAACGAAATCAATATACGGCGCAGATCTTGCTGCAACTAATTAACAATCGTTATTGGTAGAGTTATAGCCATTTAGCATCAAATACTCACATCACTTTGCAGCAAATCCATGTTAATGTTGTTCGTGGTATGGTTGGTTTTGGACAGTGGAATGTGCTTGGTCGCTGCCAGCACCTCGGAAACGGTTGGTCCTTTAAGGTTCTCTTCCGGGGGCATGAAGTCCGTGCGTTTAACCACTAGCAACATCTCCTCTGCCGGGGTACAAATTTAGCATAATCAAACATTCCATTTGGTTAATATATTAGCATTTAAATCAAGTGATTATCACAATCTACTCTTTCCGTCCCTTTCACTATCAACCCATCAATCAACCCAACAATTCACGCTAACCCGATTAGCGTTGATGGGTGAGAAAATACTGACCTTCGGCACGCACACCCTGCTGCTCCAGTGTGTCGTCATCGTGGAAGACTGTCCGATGGCGGGCCCGTATCAGCTTGTACCGGGCGACAAGTTCATCCGGATCGGATGAAAAGTGCGGCAGCGAGAACGAACAGCTGGCGAAGCGTTCCAAGGCCTGCACCCTCAGCTCCTTCCCACTGCAGTCCTGGGTAGCCTCGAGCCACACAATTCCACCGCGAGGACTGATGATACGCAACGGTATTACCCGCCGCCGGTGCAGAAGCGGCTCTTCATCGCTAGAGGCTGCAGTAATTGTGGAACTACTACTACACCCAGCAGCACTGCCGGGGATGCTGCCGCACGGTCTGCAATAAATTACCGAAAGGAAAACTAATCAATACTGGTTTCGACGGTGTGTCAGACATGGGATGAGGCTTGAATACGAGCTGTCGTTAGTTTCTAATGTATGAATGATGAAAGAATTGGtttgaaaatttctatttttataagAACACATGTAGTTTAGCAAACTGGCAAAAGAGCGAACTGCTATCGCGTCCACTTTATTTGCTGAAGAACGACTGTTTTCCTTAAACTGATTCTCACTTCCAGCCGTTTTCTGGATTTGCACCAGAGTCCGCTAGACGATAACCTAATTTACCTTGATTTGGTGGAGCAAGAAGAAAAGGCAGTACGGGAGCTCCACCGAACTCAGCGGTCTCTTTCTGGTTCCCGTTGAAAATACTTTGTGGCTCATGCATTAgggccacactccatttttcaAAACTGTAAGGAGAATTCTAGTAGGTTGTCCAAATACCACACTTTAGCGCCAGACGGATCAGTTTGCCTAGGCTAGCACGTTTTCATAACCCTACGCTAGAATCCACCTCCAGAACTGCACTTCCCAAACTCCAAAGTCCCAAATCCTCTTTCAACCTGGTTTCTTTAAATTCGAATAAATAACAACCAATATTTCGTTTCGTTGTTTCGTTGTTTTCGAAACCGATGACAACCGCATTCTGAATGCGCCTCGAGATGATAGAAGCACCCGGAGGATCCACCTAGTCCACCGATCCAGCCACATTCGTCCACCGACGAATCGCGTTTCCACTGACGAAATCCCAATGCACGGGACTGCTCACGTGGTCGCTGCGAACTGAGAATTTAATTTTAATCCGAACAATATCGCATCACTTTTCCTACTTCAATAGATTTAACGCACTTTACTTTGACTTCTTAACTTCTCGACGGTCTAAGTGGGAAAGAAGCGCCTTGAAGTTACAACATACTCTTCTAGCCTGTAAGTTTTCTCATTCCTAATTttgttcttatttttattttacatatttcTTATTGCCTAGATTGTGTTTCCGGTTTCTTGAAAACCGATTcttatttctaattttctgtCATCCATGTATGACTGTAATCCCCTACACAATGGAATTTCCACTCATAACCCTCAATCGTCAGTTGATAGTAATTTCTATTGGTTCAAGCACTGGATGCATACTTAAAGGCTAATGTCAGCATTTACTAACGCTTCTCATTATAATGAGTCTatattcctttttttccttttttttttggttgaccagctggtcgcttaatagcgtataaaactctgcgctgggccctttttgtaatgtcatcaaaaaagtaTCAGAGAGACCTCTAATTTCAgatctacctgacgagacaggcactggcgcccactaaaacacaggtaaggcagagccccaagcatagtcgGCTCACCTATGCCAGGAGACAGCGGTGATCCGACCCTGCGCGGACCCTTCGAGCTGATTCTGAGATTTACAATTTACGGCGTTAAATTTATGCATCTATGGGATGACTATGACAGCACATGATTATAAGATGATATAAAAAATGCAGGGGCTAGAATGCGGGAAATGGGACGAAGTTACTCATGTTAATCATGGAATCACGATCGGGCTTTCTCCGTGTCGTGTCGTGGCCGGGATTCGAGTTGATGACGCTCTCGTTGACTCGGGA harbors:
- the LOC128742841 gene encoding ubiquitin-associated domain-containing protein 1, producing MIPWMREKIAERKARWQQSRKQQRDAVNSGAGEGTSASTGGANSSPAGSGLRTSTARGFRFSSKHAQQQQQQQQQASTSSDRSKPCGSIPGSAAGCSSSSTITAASSDEEPLLHRRRVIPLRIISPRGGIVWLEATQDCSGKELRVQALERFASCSFSLPHFSSDPDELVARYKLIRARHRTVFHDDDTLEQQGVRAEEEMLLVVKRTDFMPPEENLKGPTVSEVLAATKHIPLSKTNHTTNNINMDLLQSDLQQDLRRILISLARSSAFVIGSGPCADKLIALFRQRLVNRRKHQVRSIETLLEMGFSLDKIHQALEITKNIFPAALDWLIQNDSSVKLLDCDTLSSTTIVSGTASNEATSSGGGEYNGTTVPTRPILSERNIEQSKNTSNEDLSSADPSPTTLEDQNNETMDEAVRFQTKIENVEVLLDIIRQYSDRDVFPAPEMVTSIVEMGFNEKCVREALIATRNNHAAACEWLLGNRSKSLTELRDGLSSDSPILQVLLASPQVQISLGNPKMFIALLSMLDNSSTMTMWLSDNDTSAVLGHILRTYHEEKHIVAINQFSNAQSFN